A window of Ipomoea triloba cultivar NCNSP0323 chromosome 2, ASM357664v1 contains these coding sequences:
- the LOC116011315 gene encoding actin-related protein 4-like isoform X2 codes for MYGGDEVSAIVVDLGSHTCKAGYAGEDAPKAVFPSIVGSSIDQMEVDNQDNPDNNSGSVPDSKSKSKGILYVGSQALGFRRDYMEVLPSIKDGIVADWEIVENIWDHAFRECLLIDPKEHPMLLAEPCSNTQQQREKAAELMFEKYQVPALFLAKNPVLTSFASGRATSLVIDSGGGSTTIAPVHDGYVLQRAVTTSPIGGEVLTEALMRSLEQKGIVIKPRYSFRRKEIRPGEFQTVDLDFPNTTASYKLYYQKVIAGDIKECVCRAPDTPYDDSSYSNIPLTSYELPDGQTIEIGADRFKIPDILFNPSLVRTIPGMESFAESAASLRSLPQMVIESINRSDVDIRRELYSSILLAGGTASMQQLKERLEKDLLEESPQAARVKVLASGNATERRFSVWIGGSILASLGSFQQMWFSKSEYEEHGAPYVQRKCP; via the exons ATGTACGGAGGAG ATGAAGTTTCGGCTATAGTGGTAGACTTGGGCTCTCACACTTGCAAGGCTGGTTACGCCGGCGAAGATGCTCCCAAAGCCGTCTTCCCTTCA ATTGTTGGATCATCAATTGATCAAATGGAAGTTGACAATCAAGATAATCCAGATAATAATTCTGGATCTGTCCCAGACTCTAAATCCAAGAGTAAGGGCATATTGTATGTAGGATCACAAGCCTTGGGTTTCCGCAGGGATTACATGGAG GTATTACCATCCATAAAAGATGGAATAGTTGCTGACTGGGAAATTGTTGAAAACATATGGGACCATGCCTTTAG GGAATGCTTGTTGATAGATCCTAAAGAGCATCCCATGCTTCTGGCTGAGCCATGTTCTAATACTCAACAACAGAGAGAAAA GGCAGCAGAGCTTATGTTTGAAAAATACCAAGTCCCTGCTTTGTTTTTGGCCAAAAATCCA GTTCTGACATCTTTTGCATCAGGACGTGCCACCTCTCTGGTGATAGATAG TGGTGGAGGGTCGACTACAATTGCTCCTGTGCATGATGGATATGTTCTTCAAAGG GCTGTTACTACATCTCCTATAGGGGGTGAAGTGCTTACTGAAGCCTTGATGAGAAGTTTGGAACAAAAGGGCATTGTT ATAAAACCTCGATATTCTTTCAGGAGAAAAGAAATCCGGCCAGGAGAATTTCAG ACGGTAGATCTCGATTTTCCTAATACAACCGCAAGTTACAAACTCTATTACCAG AAAGTGATTGCTGGTGACATCAAAGAATGTGTATGCCGAGCCCCAGATACTCCATATGACG ATAGTTCATACTCGAATATTCCACTGACATCTTATGAGCTTCCTGATGGGCA GACAATAGAAATTGGTGCAGACAGATTCAAGATTCCTGACATCTTATTCAATCCATCATTGGTTCGG ACCATTCCTGGTATGGAAAGTTTTGCTGAGAGTGCTGCTTCCCTCCGGAGCCTGCCACAAATG GTCATCGAGAGTATAAATAGAAGTGATGTGGATATTCGAAGAGAACTCTATAGCAGTATATTG CTTGCTGGTGGAACAGCATCAATGCAACAATTGAAAGAACGTCTTGAGAAAGACTTGCTTGAG GAATCTCCACAAGCCGCAAGAGTCAAAGTACTGGCAAGTGGAAATGCAACAGAAAGGAGGTTCAG tGTATGGATAGGGGGCAGTATACTGGCATCACTTGGTTCTTTTCAGCAAATGTGGTTTTCAAAGTCTGA GTATGAAGAACATGGAGCTCCGTATGTTCAAAGGAA ATGTCCTTAA
- the LOC116011315 gene encoding actin-related protein 4-like isoform X1 translates to MYGGDEVSAIVVDLGSHTCKAGYAGEDAPKAVFPSIVGSSIDQMEVDNQDNPDNNSGSVPDSKSKSKGILYVGSQALGFRRDYMEVLPSIKDGIVADWEIVENIWDHAFRECLLIDPKEHPMLLAEPCSNTQQQREKAAELMFEKYQVPALFLAKNPVLTSFASGRATSLVIDSGGGSTTIAPVHDGYVLQRAVTTSPIGGEVLTEALMRSLEQKGIVIKPRYSFRRKEIRPGEFQTVDLDFPNTTASYKLYYQKVIAGDIKECVCRAPDTPYDDSSYSNIPLTSYELPDGQTIEIGADRFKIPDILFNPSLVRTIPGMESFAESAASLRSLPQMVIESINRSDVDIRRELYSSILLAGGTASMQQLKERLEKDLLEESPQAARVKVLASGNATERRFSVWIGGSILASLGSFQQMWFSKSEYEEHGAPYVQRKCP, encoded by the exons ATGTACGGAGGAG ATGAAGTTTCGGCTATAGTGGTAGACTTGGGCTCTCACACTTGCAAGGCTGGTTACGCCGGCGAAGATGCTCCCAAAGCCGTCTTCCCTTCA ATTGTTGGATCATCAATTGATCAAATGGAAGTTGACAATCAAGATAATCCAGATAATAATTCTGGATCTGTCCCAGACTCTAAATCCAAGAGTAAGGGCATATTGTATGTAGGATCACAAGCCTTGGGTTTCCGCAGGGATTACATGGAG GTATTACCATCCATAAAAGATGGAATAGTTGCTGACTGGGAAATTGTTGAAAACATATGGGACCATGCCTTTAG GGAATGCTTGTTGATAGATCCTAAAGAGCATCCCATGCTTCTGGCTGAGCCATGTTCTAATACTCAACAACAGAGAGAAAA GGCAGCAGAGCTTATGTTTGAAAAATACCAAGTCCCTGCTTTGTTTTTGGCCAAAAATCCA GTTCTGACATCTTTTGCATCAGGACGTGCCACCTCTCTGGTGATAGATAG TGGTGGAGGGTCGACTACAATTGCTCCTGTGCATGATGGATATGTTCTTCAAAGG GCTGTTACTACATCTCCTATAGGGGGTGAAGTGCTTACTGAAGCCTTGATGAGAAGTTTGGAACAAAAGGGCATTGTT ATAAAACCTCGATATTCTTTCAGGAGAAAAGAAATCCGGCCAGGAGAATTTCAG ACGGTAGATCTCGATTTTCCTAATACAACCGCAAGTTACAAACTCTATTACCAG AAAGTGATTGCTGGTGACATCAAAGAATGTGTATGCCGAGCCCCAGATACTCCATATGACG ATAGTTCATACTCGAATATTCCACTGACATCTTATGAGCTTCCTGATGGGCA GACAATAGAAATTGGTGCAGACAGATTCAAGATTCCTGACATCTTATTCAATCCATCATTGGTTCGG ACCATTCCTGGTATGGAAAGTTTTGCTGAGAGTGCTGCTTCCCTCCGGAGCCTGCCACAAATG GTCATCGAGAGTATAAATAGAAGTGATGTGGATATTCGAAGAGAACTCTATAGCAGTATATTG CTTGCTGGTGGAACAGCATCAATGCAACAATTGAAAGAACGTCTTGAGAAAGACTTGCTTGAG GAATCTCCACAAGCCGCAAGAGTCAAAGTACTGGCAAGTGGAAATGCAACAGAAAGGAGGTTCAG tGTATGGATAGGGGGCAGTATACTGGCATCACTTGGTTCTTTTCAGCAAATGTGGTTTTCAAAGTCTGA GTATGAAGAACATGGAGCTCCGTATGTTCAAAGGAAATGTCCTTAA
- the LOC116010488 gene encoding protein ASPARTIC PROTEASE IN GUARD CELL 1-like: MAQFNAFSLFIIAIFSSASLFSLASPRAISLQTQVLDVASAIQKTLHFLSPTFRDQKKSSNSSSSSSSFSLSVHPRSSLVRPHQRDYGDLMTARLGRDSVRVSSLDAKLRVAVSGLSRADFRPVQTAVRPEDLESPVTSGVSQGSGEYFARLGVGQPAKDFYMVIDTGSDVTWLQCEPCSDCYSQTDPIFNPAQSTSYRRLPCQAAQCSALEVSACGTDSCLYQVSYGDGSFTIGEFGTETVSFGKSGTVPNVAIGCGHDNEGLFVGAAGLIALGGGTMSLPSQIKATSFSYCLVDRDSGSSSTLEFNSARPGDSVLAPLLRNSKIDTFFYVGLTGISVGGDMLSIPPSVFQLDGSGNGGIIVDSGTAVTRLQSQAYNTLRDTFKKYTKNLPASGDFAIFDTCYDLSSMTKVSVPTIGFHFSGEKTLMLHPKNYLIPVDSAGKFCLAFAPTSGSLSIIGNIQQQGTRVSYDLANKLVGFSPDKC, translated from the coding sequence ATGGCTCAATTCAATGCTTTCTCCCTCTTCATCATCGCCATTTTCTCCTCCGCCTCTCTCTTCTCCCTCGCTTCCCCTCGCGCCATTTCCCTGCAAACCCAAGTCCTCGACGTCGCTTCCGCTATCCAGAAGACTCTTCACTTCCTGTCTCCCACTTTCCGAGACCAAAAGAAGAGTtccaattcttcttcttcttcttcttcgttttcGCTGTCGGTTCATCCCCGGAGCTCTCTGGTGAGGCCGCACCAGCGGGACTATGGGGATCTTATGACGGCCCGGTTGGGTCGGGACTCTGTTCGGGTGTCCTCGCTGGATGCGAAGCTCCGGGTTGCAGTGTCCGGGTTGAGCCGGGCGGATTTCAGGCCGGTTCAGACGGCGGTTCGGCCGGAGGATTTGGAGAGTCCGGTGACGTCCGGAGTGAGTCAGGGGAGTGGGGAGTATTTTGCCCGGTTGGGTGTGGGTCAACCCGCTAAGGACTTTTACATGGTGATTGATACTGGGAGTGATGTGACTTGGCTTCAGTGTGAACCTTGCTCGGATTGTTATTCCCAGACCGACCCGATTTTCAACCCGGCTCAGTCCACCTCGTACCGCCGCTTACCCTGCCAAGCCGCCCAGTGCTCGGCTCTTGAAGTCTCGGCTTGCGGCACCGACTCGTGTCTCTACCAGGTCTCCTACGGGGACGGGTCGTTCACGATCGGGGAGTTCGGCACCGAAACGGTGTCGTTTGGGAAGTCCGGGACGGTCCCCAATGTGGCCATCGGGTGTGGCCATGATAACGAAGGGCTGTTCGTAGGCGCGGCGGGGCTGATAGCTCTCGGAGGCGGGACTATGTCTTTACCGTCGCAAATCAAAGCGACGTCGTTTTCATACTGCCTCGTGGACCGAGATTCGGGCTCGTCCTCCACTCTCGAGTTCAACTCGGCCCGGCCCGGCGACTCGGTTCTCGCGCCCCTGCTCCGCAACTCGAAAATCGATACATTCTTTTACGTGGGCCTCACCGGGATCAGCGTCGGCGGCGATATGCTCTCCATCCCGCCCTCCGTCTTCCAACTCGACGGCAGTGGAAACGGCGGAATCATCGTCGACTCCGGCACCGCCGTGACCCGCCTCCAGTCCCAGGCCTACAACACCCTTCGCGACACCTTCAAGAAGTACACCAAGAACTTGCCGGCCTCCGGCGACTTCGCCATCTTCGACACCTGCTACGACCTCTCATCCATGACCAAAGTTTCCGTCCCCACCATCGGATTCCATTTCTCCGGCGAGAAAACGCTGATGTTGCACCCTAAGAACTACCTGATCCCGGTCGACTCCGCCGGAAAATTTTGCTTGGCCTTCGCTCCGACGTCCGGATCACTGTCAATCATCGGTAACATCCAGCAGCAGGGGACACGTGTCAGTTACGATCTGGCCAACAAACTCGTCGGGTTCAGCCCGGATAAATGCTAG
- the LOC116010813 gene encoding uncharacterized protein LOC116010813 — translation MPSQYILASQITPLHTRRAVRVHLVRTYEVPELRGGITSKSKECLFHDEEGTYIHATIPKEDVFKYRSLLIEGKVYSVKNFLVVTNYYTYKTSHHKYIIKFNYKTSVKENTQDKHLKCTIWDDHVAAMVPFFNSIQEEPLIVLIQMCRAKVVNAGCNKKLKSDDKGLLFCEKCKRKWQKGVVRYKVVVRVADAHSDAPFLMWDRECSELLGMPAAELIGNYNEEKDEVPTELETMIGKAMVFKVNIKKENKHIYGSAFTVMRVLRDDSIVTAYCSSLAPDQERDLISKMIEECSDDDSDMEASQGDEVNSPNTACKEIQQEGDNQFSPLTKRCLLDQFSSTHNLKKGKLDSIKKEKIN, via the exons ATGCCATCCCAATACATTCTTGCATCTCAAATTACTCCTCTGCACACTAGGAGAGCAGTTAGAGTTCACCTTGTGCGAACATATGAAGTTCCTGAATTGCGAGGTGGGATTACAAGCAAAAGCAAAGAATGCTTATTCCATGACGAAgag ggtacatacatacatgcaacGATTCCTAAGGAAGATGTTTTCAAGTATCGCAGTTTATTGATTGAAGGCAAAGTGTACTCAGTTAAGAATTTCTTAGTGGTTACAAACTACTATAcctacaagacatctcaccacaAATATATCATCAAGTTCAATTATAAAACATCTGTCAAGGAAA ACACACA GGATAAACATCTCAAGTGTACCATATGGGATGATCACGTTGCAGCCATGGTcccattttttaattcaattcaaGAAGAGCCCCTTATTGTTTTGATTCAAATGTGTAGGGCAAAAGTTGTCAATG CTGGCTGCAATAAAAAACTCAAGTCAGATGATAAGGGATTGCTTTTTTGTGAAAAGTGTAAACGCAAGTGGCAGAAGGGTGTAGTTAGGTACAAGGTGGTAGTTAGGGTGGCTGATGCACATAGTGATGCTCCCTTCCTTATGTGGGACAGGGAGTGTTCTGAATTACTTGGTATGCCAGCAGCTGAACTGATAGGAAATTATAATGAG GAAAAGGATGAAGTTCCCACTGAATTGGAAACAATGATTGGAAAGGCAATGGTCTTCaaagttaatattaaaaaagagaACAAGCACATATATGGTTCTGCTTTTACTGTTATGAGGGTCCTACGTGATGATAGCATTGTTACTGCTTACTGTTCATCACTTGCTCCTGATCAAGAAAGGGACCTTATATCAAAAATGATTGAAGAATGTTCAGATGATGATTCAGATATG GAAGCATCTCAAGGGGATGAAGTCAACAGTCCTAATACTGCCTGTAAAGAGATTCAACAGGAAGGAGACAATCAATTCAGTCCTTTAACTAAACGTTGCCTACTGGACCAGTTTTCTTCTACACACAACTTGAAGAAAGGAAAACTTGACTctattaagaaggaaaaaatcaattag